The following is a genomic window from Melioribacteraceae bacterium.
CATTACTCATTCTCTCACCATTGATCAATAATCCAAGACTATCATAAGAAACGGTCTCACCAGGCAATCCAACAATTCTCATCAACCAATCTGTGTTTGGCATAGTTGGAGAATGAAAAATTACAATATCCCACCGGTTAGGCAACTGTTCCTTAAAAATATTTAGATCAGCATAAATTATTTCGCCGTTTTTAATTGTAGGTTCCATTGCCCCAGATGACATTGTAAAACTATTGTTTCGACATGAAGAGACAATTACTATAATGATCATAAATGAAATTGCCACAATTGTTTTTGTAGTATTCATTTTATTTTCATCCTCGTATTTATTTGCATTATAACGGCGTTGCGCCTAACGCGCCGCCCAGAACAACAATGACGGTTTTGTCAACGCAACTATTATTTATAAATCAGTTTTATTTTACAAATCAACTTTACACAAGAAACTAATTCTGAAAAGCTAAACCCTAATGCGACTCAATTAGACCGCATCGAAGAAGCGGTCGCTGTTGAGGCGCTTGTTAGGCAGTTTTTACTATTACTTAAAAACTTCTTTTGCATGAGACATAACTTTACTCGCTAGTCCGAATAAATCTTTACTTGTTATTTCATAATTCTCCGAGAGTTTAAATATTTCCTCAACTCTTGATTCTCTACCTTTACCAGGATCAGGGTAGCGCCCAGCCCAATTAACATAATGTGTAAGTAGT
Proteins encoded in this region:
- the lepB gene encoding signal peptidase I gives rise to the protein MNTTKTIVAISFMIIIVIVSSCRNNSFTMSSGAMEPTIKNGEIIYADLNIFKEQLPNRWDIVIFHSPTMPNTDWLMRIVGLPGETVSYDSLGLLINGERMSNDKNRIHYKLYCLNVDSSRIIQHPYIVPEDQYYLLGDNVDDSFDSRVWGSISKDKIFGLVKKQ